The stretch of DNA taatagtcaGTAGTAAACTTTGTAGTAATATTGGATatgttttgcttataaaaaaaaattgtttatgtttcttctacttttttatgaaaaatattgtgtatgtgttttttttatagtgtttttttttgtattcttatttttatgctttttttctttctatttttatgtataaattgTTCTGTCTTGTTTcctatctataatttgttttgttcctaCTTTTAAgcatatatatttttctatatttttttagagtaaaattacaatgaagaatattttttttagaaaaagtgACCTTAAAAAGACCCAGGCACACTTTTTAGAAATAAAATTTCAACGTTTTATGTAAATGCAGGCGAGAATTGCAACACAAGTTTAAACTTCTGAATTCATTATctgaaaaaacaaatagattTGCATTTGAGTTTTCCTTAGTTTTTAGACACAATAGCTTTTCAGTCGAATGCTCTCTTTGAACATGTTGATATAAGCTTTATGAACACataataagtcaattcaaacactGAAACACAAACACATACTTCCTACACACCATCTCACATCTCAAAATCATTCATAAGGGGATACCAACAAAGCAATTTTATGTAATAGTTCGGATTCAATCTTGTCATCTCGATGATTAGGGGAGGTCCATTCCTGAAAATTATGAAGACTGCCGGTGAAATCTGTAAACAAACCATCAACTCCTATCTTGTTGATCCAGTAATCGTACTCGTTGTATGGATCTTGACTAAAGTTGAAATGCAAATACTGGTTCTCATTTCTGTAAGTGTATGGATGCACCTGCTCACAAAACATGCAAGACAATGAAATCAAGAATTTATCGACAcgatgttttaaaaattaacaaatccaAGTAAACATATGAAAGAAAACAAGGTTTAAACAAAGAAGTGTACCTGCAGATTACGAGCATGTGCCCGTGCAACAAGATCGGAAGGATTTGTCGTATAATTGTTAACCACAGGAACTATAGTATCCTTCCAAGGTCCAATTCCTACAACATATTGCTTTATGTAGTCTAGGTATGTATCAGATGTAATTTCCCAATATGACTGCACATCAACATTATGGAACTATTTTGTTAGGCTTTGTAATAGACAACTTATAATTAGAAAACAACATTGTATAATATTACACGGAGTTTCTCTCAAAAAAGATTAAGACAGTACATAAAGTTGTGGAAGATAAAGGGACAAGCCAAGGTAAAATACGTTATTCACCTGATTAGTGTCTTGTGTTGGAATATCAACTTCATCGATTAATAAAATCTTAGGCAACTCcgttttatttgatatatacaCAAGTGAAGTTGGAGCAAATGACTGAACAAATGCAGGTTGTTTCAACCAATCTTTTGACAGGTATGAACCCTTGTATCCATATTTCTGAAGTGTTTCCACAAACTTGTCCTCAAATCTTTTGCCATCCGACCATTTCACCtgttattttatgaaattaatgAACAAAAAGCAGACAACAAACTCTACAGAATTTGGCTAcaaaaatactaataatatatgtCAATCTATCAAGCGTGAGATTTGAAAGCCTTTGCATTAAACATTCTAAGATCTTAATACAATCTACATCCTTTGACACTTCCGATTATATAATATAACCTCATCCGTGTAACAGTCATTATCCTTAAAATAAAGCTAAAGTCACAGTTTAGTTTATTGTAAAACATCCCCAGCATTAACAATCAGATGCATATGCACAATAAGAAGGCAAGCTCAAAATATATTCTTCCGTTACAAGATATATCATTGTATGTACAACAGTACAAGATATCACCAGTCACCAGTACCAAGGACCAACCATCACATACATATACAATATGATTGGACgattaaaatatattcttttgttaCATTATATATCGGTTGCTCTGCCACAAATAGAAGTGTGTTGGATTAGAGAGAGAAATACTCACATACTGGTTGATAAGTACTGGATTTTTTATCTCAGGATATATTCCAACAACTCTGGGTGCATCCAGTGCTATGTTAATGAACTCTTCAAAAGtgattatttgaaattttcctGAAGGAGATTCCAAAAGTAATGTTATATACTTATCTATTTTTATGTTTGCCAAAGTAAATAACAGTTTCATGTAATAATCACAAGTAAAAAACAAGTCATCTGCAGACAGTTCCTGTAAAAATGATCATTGAATCATTTTAAAATCTGACGGGGCTTCGACacatatataacatatataagAGAAGAAAAGGAGAGTATTACACAcaataaaatgatgaaaaacTACTAATAATTAGAAGACGGGACTAACCATTATACTGTGGATCCCTAAAGCTAAACCTCTGATTTACCCTCAACGACTTTAATTCCTTTAACGTGAAATCAACTGCAAATAGTATAATTACTTTAGCAAATTCTATTTACTTGTAAGCCGTGTAAAAAACTGGATGAAGAAACAGAATACTATTTCCGATTTTGTTCAATTAACACAGATTAAACTTAACAAAAAGAATAGCATCAGTACCAGTGAAAAATCCAGTGGTATTGTTCCCTTGGACTTCGTATGTTCTTTTACGATTAGCAAACTCTTTGTATTTTGCTATGTCAGTAGTGTTATCAAGGGTAACATCATGGAAACATATAAGAACACCATCTTTGGAAGATAATATATCAGTTTCAATGAAGTCTGCACCTTCCTCAATAGCTCTCTACAAAAAGAAGTTCATCATTAGGCAAGTAGTATAAATAAACCAAAGAAGAAAATGAGGCCGACTATGTTATCTGCACTGCCACAGTACCAAATACTAGTTTGCGCATAAGTGTAGCATAGCATAGAATCAATTAGATAACAAGAATCAATAAGATAACTGAAccttcaaaatagaatctagaACACAAATCTGAAAGAAAAACGGAGCTAATCAGTGTATGGTCAACGGAATACATATACAGCAAACTGAACCAGGGGCACCTCACATAAACTTTGGATGCAGACATAAAGTAAAGAGAAAGGAAAACAATTTTGGCAGAAGAGTTATGTAGATTCACCAGGTATGCCTGACTAGTTTCTTCAGGAATTTCTCCGTTCGATCCCCTGTGTGCAAGGTTATATGGGCGAAAAGTTTGAAGAGGCCGCCTACTTCCATCATCACCTTTGCCAGGAAGTGGATAAAAAGGCCTTGCCGTGCCTCCAATCACGAGCAATAGAAATACAAAAGGTGCGAAACCTGTTTATATTTATTACACCAAGTTAAGAGATACTTAGCCagaaacactacaagaaaaacaattaCTTGCGCACAAACATGAACAAATCCATCCCATTTTCACACTTAGCAATAGTAATTAAGACGAGATACTTAACAGTCTACACGAATTACTGATAAACACTGAAGCATGAGAGAACCCAATTATGGATTCCAAGAAAAGAGAAACATTTGAAGGGGTGAGGCCTAAGGATCAAAGATGAAATTAGTTTTACCATCACTAAGTTAAGTTACATCAGTATCATCATCACCACTATCAATTAATCATATACAGAACTATGacaaaatagaaattctataaatataataataaagaaacaaaattccATAGTTCCATCCCCGCAACAGCAATCGGGATGatgctgaaaccacttgatggtcagaactgaccccgaaccagattaaaccggtggtgaaagcaaaaaaaaacaaaaaacaaaaatgattccCAGAAAGTTGCTAAAAAGATAAATCCTCACGCagctcaacaaaaaaaacacacGCTAATAATGTGAAGAGAATTTAACAAACAtagattcttaaaaaaaagaaaaagacttaCTGAATGATGAAACCATTGAGATAGATACGATGTGGTTCGTTGTGTTGTTTTGTTCCTCACTCAGTTCATTGTTTGTTTCTACACCTTTTGAGTCTTCCTAGGATTCTAAGAACAACgaatatatatactatatctGCAtcacaaatgtgaaaataaataaaatgttgaaattataatttttggaAAGTCGTTGGTTGCTGCATCACATACGAATATTCGtcgtatttttattttgtgctTCCTTCATTGGAGTTTATTTAGCTTCTAAATCGGTTTAGaagtagggttgggaataggccaggcggtcTACgggggccttcggcctggcctgtgTAAAGTCTGGTCTGGCCTGGtctggttattaaaaatgtcaggcttaggctttaaAAATAGCCTGTTTATGTaaataggccaggcttaggcttctaaaaaagcctacgaagcctgataggccggcctgtttataattattattatttatattatattattattttatgaatcttataaaaaactaaaaatattatttatataaatacaaaatatcagagaaaatatatttgttgcttaaaaaaaaaaagaaaagagaaaatatatttgtttttatagtGTATATTTTGGTTGTTCGCTTGTTGCTGACTACATTTAGCAAACAATTTGTATTATGGCGACTttgtcgtaatcgtatttgttattttattagtttttaattattgtgttaatcattttattagcttttttttaatgttgtagaaattataaaaaattaaatgtgaacttcgtaaggcctgtttagcctatttaaaaagactatatagagaagccttaatgtaacacaggcttttaaataggctacaaggccaaaccaggcttttaaaaggctcaggccaggccaaaaaaaataacatttgataggccgtagGCCAGGCCTAGGCCTGAAGAAAAATcataggccaggctcaggcctttcaaagtctggcctggcctggcctgttcccaaccctattTAGAAGAGTTGAATTCATTCATATCAAAGTATGATAAACTTAGattaatactaatactaatactaatttCAGTTATAATAGAGGGAGGTACATACAAGAAGAACAGGTGTCATTCTTtttgtgattaaaaaaaatgccaTAGAGTACTAAGTATGACATTAACAGGTTGTTAAAACTTTctggtcttgctaacgagtgtcttGGGGCATTTATTAAGCaacgaaaaagaaaaagaaaaagaaaagaaagtaaaatttaaacCTTTAAAATGTTAACTAGATATATTTCAAgataattttactatttttgttAGTTTAAGTAGTGTCTCATATACTATTTAGCATTCACCTTTTCTTAATGAATACAATAAAATGAGTGAGACCAACGATTGATTGATGCAAGTGGCACAAGATTTACATGGAAATGAATTAGACATGATCGCCCTTTTTATGCAATCGTGCATTCAAGACATTTGTGGCCTATAGGATTAAGATCGAACggtctaaaaaatatttattttatatttatttaatagtaCTAGATATATTATACTTAAATCAAGGTTATTTGATCTTGATCAGAAGATCACCAAAACTTGAATACAATGAATTTATATTGTATTGAGTCATCTCTTAAAAAATAGTCACATGATCACATGTTTGATTATGTCTCTTGTAGAGAAAAAACTTCAACGAttgaaatttcatatttatatattaactattttattttttcactaaaagcactaaaaatttcaaataagttAGGCTAaaatgcacttttggccccctaacttatataaacttgcgattttagccccataattttgaaaataccAGTTTTGGCCCCCCTAACTTTCACAATTTTGTTTGTAGGCTGCGATATCAAAATGATATTCCGATGGATCCATTTTTTGTGATATTGGAAGTAGATTGGATGAGATGTTTTTTGGGATATTGGTACATAAATTGATGTATGAGTCCCTATTTATTAATGGATGTATGAGTCGAATTGGGTGGTGGACCACTGACGGATTCGAAATAAGTTATTGTATAGAGTTAATTATTAGATAAAGATTAGATTCGAATTGGGTGGTGGACCACTGACGGAttcaaaataagttattatataGAGTTAATTATTTGATGATTCGAATTGGATGGTGGACCACTGGCAGATtcaaacacaataattaaagcaaACACTACACTAACATTTCAAATACAACAGTTAAAGCAAACACTACACTAGCATATTCAAATACAATAATTAAAGCAAACACTACACTGACATATtcaaacacaataattaaagcgAACACTACAAACAAATACTTGATTGAAATTAGTTATCAAACAGTTCTTGAGCCAACTTTTCCAACAGCTCTTTTTCCGATCATCGAGATGCTCGTCGGAACTTAACTTTAGAtacaatttcattttcttaGTCTGAGTCTTTTCTTTCATCAATTGGTTAGCCTCTTGGTGCATCAATGCTATCTTCTCCAATCGTTCAAGCTCTTTCTCCTTGAATTGTTTGTATTCAGCCTATTCTTTGTCCACCACATCCAAGGCAGCTTCATTGCTTTtctttttaccctttttttaGCTGCCTCCCTACTCATAGGACGAGCACTAGATCCTACAGAGTTTGAGCCACATGCATCACTCTCGTGAGATCTCTTAGATCCAATACTTCATGAGCCAATATTTCCTCCTATTTGACTACTATAACATGGTTGATCACAGAGAGCATGTAATTCTACCATTAAAGTGAATTGAACATTCTTCCCACATGCGTATATTTCCTGCGCTTTTGTCAAAACATCATTATCCGACCAATCACTTCCTTGTAAACGCTTAGCGCCATCATAAGCGTCAATTCATTTACCCaatattttgttcatataaCTAAAACAGTTTCGGCATGCAACTCCATCACGGAGAGGATCGAATGAACAATGCTCATTACAATAGTCAGCAATTTTACCCCAATATGTTTCACCTTTCTGGTTTCTCCCGACAACACTGCTTGTTCCAAATTTAATCCACTCACTAATTAGCACAAAAATTTGATCAGTGTTCCATGCTAGTTGCTGGTTTTTCGTGCTCTTAGGAGTTGAATCCTCTGAATTTGGAGTGACTTCATTAGCAACTGCCATGCCACCAATAGTTATTTGTGTTTAAAATTAAGGAAATTCAGGTGCACCACCACTCGAAAATTTTTCATTCACCATTGGCATATAACCATTAAAAGGGGGTGTTTGACATGGATTTCTCATCATAGATCCATAATATGGATGCAAGTTTGGAATAGAGGATGACTAGTTGAAATTTGGTGCAAAACCAAAATTAGGTATGTTTTGAGGATGTTGGTTGGaaaattgatttggattttgataattgttgggatttagATAATTATtaggattttgataattgttggattgggataattagaagaattttggatgttgaaatgattattgaaatccatttcactaaaaaaagactagaacattaaaataaacactaataaatatataataataagaataagataGTGAATTACTTATGTATCGGGTTAGTTGTTctttaaaattcaatttaacAACTATATATAGTAGTTTTAGTGGATCAATTAATCATTGTTTATAATCTTTTATCTTATCTcgtttttttctgttttttgttttgtttttaagagtatatatatatctcgtctttttgtttaaaacaactctttttctttttcataaatctctttttcaaaaacaaatttttaggGAGTGTTTGTTTCAAACTCTAAAGTAACTTAGTACCTATTTccgaaaaaaaattaacttagtACTGTTTCACATAACTTTTTTTTCACTTCTTTTTTCTTAGAAATAAGAAATTAGGCcaaacatgtaaaaaaaaaaatagcttctatactttaagaaaaattataatatattatcaaatatattttttaaccttatctattactaatatattaaaatcgattactaccaaagttattaatttatccttattacttttagtcacgttgcaaattttatatttttcattgtaatttaactaaaaatttttttttttaaaaatatagataGAACTAGTTTCGCATGGGTCTATAGACTTTTATCGAGTTTGTCACTATATTACTAATATAGAAaacctttttaaaattaaatatttaaaaatttgttatatagtattattaaaatataagtaaaatataagtaaacttatttatttaatttttgatgttttttttttggtaagtaatTTTTGATGTTTCAATGACAAATAGTGGTCccgtatatatttttaataaaaaattagaaattttattaagaatatttaggataatttggTAAGTCTATTTttggttacattttttttttgttacaatttggTAAGTCTATTTGATACtaaataactttattatattataattaatggttagtagtaaactttgtagtaatattgaatatattttgtttataaaaaaagattgtttatgtttcttctatttttttatgaaaaattttgtgtatttatttttttttatagattttttttatatttttatttttatgcggtttctttttttttccctatttttatgtatagattgttCTGTCTTGTTcttatctataatttgttttgttcctactttt from Trifolium pratense cultivar HEN17-A07 linkage group LG5, ARS_RC_1.1, whole genome shotgun sequence encodes:
- the LOC123885409 gene encoding glycerophosphodiester phosphodiesterase GDPD6-like; its protein translation is MVSSFSFAPFVFLLLVIGGTARPFYPLPGKGDDGSRRPLQTFRPYNLAHRGSNGEIPEETSQAYLRAIEEGADFIETDILSSKDGVLICFHDVTLDNTTDIAKYKEFANRKRTYEVQGNNTTGFFTVDFTLKELKSLRVNQRFSFRDPQYNGKFQIITFEEFINIALDAPRVVGIYPEIKNPVLINQYVKWSDGKRFEDKFVETLQKYGYKGSYLSKDWLKQPAFVQSFAPTSLVYISNKTELPKILLIDEVDIPTQDTNQSYWEITSDTYLDYIKQYVVGIGPWKDTIVPVVNNYTTNPSDLVARAHARNLQVHPYTYRNENQYLHFNFSQDPYNEYDYWINKIGVDGLFTDFTGSLHNFQEWTSPNHRDDKIESELLHKIALLVSPYE